The window GTAACAGAGAGGGCGAGGAGACGGAGGAAATCCATAAGTCTACAGGATCAGATTTCCCAATATTGAACGAAACGATGGCTGGGGGATAAGTCAGGTGGCCAAGGGTTCACATGACCGGTGTGAGGACATCACAGTCTCTATAGTCCTGGTTACATGACCGGTGTGAGGACATCACAGTCTCTATAGTCCTGGTTACATGACCGGTGTGAGGACATCACAGTCTCTATAGTCCTGGTTACATGGCCGGTGTGAGGACATCACAGTCTCTATAGTCCTGGTTACATGACCGGTGTGAGGGACATCACAGTCTCTATAGTCCTGGTTACATGACCGGTGTGAGGACATCACAGTCTCTATAGTCCTGGTTACAGGACCGTTGTGAGGACATCACAGTCTCTATagtcctggttacatgacctgTGTGAGGACATCACAGTCTCTATAGTCCTGGTTACATGGCCGGTGTGAGGGCATCACAGTCTCTATAGTCCTGGTTACATGACTGGTGTGAGGGACATCACAGTCTCTATAGTCCTGGTTACATGACCGGTGTGAGGACATCACAGTCTCTATAGTCCTGGTTACATGACCGGTGTGAGGGACATCACAGTCTCTATAGTCCTGGTTACATGACCGGTGTGAGGACATCACAGTCTCTATAGTCCTGGTTACATGACCGGTGTGAGGACATCACAGTCTCTATAGTCCTGGTTACATGACCGGTGTGAGGACATCACAGTCTCTATAGTCCTGGTTACATGACCGGTGTGAGGACATCACAGTCTCTATAGTCCTGGTTACATGACCGGTGTGAGGGACATCACAGTCTCTATAGTCCTGGTTACATGACCGGTGTGAGGACATCACAGTCTCTATAGTCCTGGTTACATGACCGGTGTGAGGGACATCACAGTCTCTATAGTCCTGGTTACATGACCGGTGTGAGGACATCACAGTCTCTATAGTCCTGGTTACATGACCGGTGTGAGGACATCACAGTCTCTATAGTCCTGGTTACATGACCGGTGTGAGGACATCACAGTCTCTATAGTCCTGGTTACATGACCGGTGTGAGGACATCACAGTCTCTATAATCCTGGTTACATGACCGGTGTGAGGACATCACAGTCTCTATAGTCCAGGTTACATGACCGGTGTGAGGACATCACAGTCTCTATAGTCCTGGTTACATGACCGGTGTGAGGACATCACAGTCTCTATAGTCCTGGTTACATGACCGGTGTGAGGACATCACAGTCTCTATAGTCCTGGTTACATGACCGGTGTGAGGACATCACAGTCTCTATAGTCCTGGTTACATGACCGGTGTGAGGACATCACAGTCTCTATAGTCCTGGTTACATGACCGGTGTGAGGACATCACAGTCTCTATAGTCCTGGTTACATGACCGGTGTGAGGACATCACAGTCTCTATAGTCCTGGTTACATGACCGGTGTGAGGACATCACAGTCTCTATAGTCCTGGTTACATGACCGGTGTGAGGACATCACAGTCTCTATAGTCCTGGTTACATGACTGGTGTGAGGGACATCACAGTCTCTATAGTCCTGGTTACATGACCGGTGTGAGGAAATCACAGTCTCTATAGTCCTGGTTACATGACCAGTGTGAGGACATCACAGTCTCTATAGTCCTGGTTACATGACCGGTGTGAGGACATCACAGTCTCTATAGTCCTGGTTACATGACCGGTGTGAGGGACATCACAGTCTCTATAGTCCTGGTTACATGGCCGGTGTGAGGACATCACAGTCTCTATAGTCCTGGTTACATGACTGGTGTGAGGACATCACAGTCTCTATAGTCCTGGTTACATGACTGGTGTGAGGACATCACAGTCTCTATAGTCCTGGTTACATGACAGGTGTGAGGACATCACAGTCTCTATAGTCCTGGTTACATGGCCGGTGTGAGGACATCAGTCTCTATAGTCCTGGTTACATGACCGGTGTGAGGACATCACAGTCTCTATAGTCCTGGTTACATGACCGGTGTGAGGACATCACAGTCTCTATAGTCCTGGTTACATGACCGGTGTGAGGACATCACAGTCTATAGTCCTGGTTACATGACCGGTGTGAGGACATCACAGTCTCTATAGTCCTGGTTACATGACCGGTGTGAGGACATCACAGTCTCTATAGTCCTGGTTACATGACCGGTGTGAGGACATCACAGTCTATAGTCCTGGTTACATGACCGGTGTGAGGACATCACAGTCTCTATAGTCCTGGTTACATGACCGGTGTGAGGACATCACAGTCTATAGTCCTGGTTACATGGCCGGTGTGAGGACATCACAGTCTCTATAGTCCTGGTTACATGACtggtgtgaggacattacagtctctatagtcctggttacatgaccggtgtgaggacatcacagtctctatagtcctggttacatgactggtgtgaggacattacagtcTCTATAGTCCTGGTTACATGACCGGTGTGAGGACATCACAGTCTCTATAGTCCTGGTTACATGACCGGTGTGAGGGACATCACAGTCTCTATAGTCCTGGTTACAGGACTGGTTTGGGGCAGACATTGCAGGACACTGTCAGAGTCTCCTTTTTCCTGTCAGACTTTCATTACTTCGATAATCTGCGTCTATTTTCCACATAAACCGCGCTGTTTTCGTCACCGTGTGTATGAGGGCCGTGACGCCGCGGATAGTAAACCCTCCTTTTCCCGCCATgtacgtgtgttttttttttttttttttaatcatcttCCGTTCGGGGGAAATGAATAGAACAAGGAGCCGGCGCCATCTTAGAGCAATGACTGAGCACATCTCAGCCGAGGAGAGGGAGGTGTGGAGAGAGAAGGGGAGGAAGTAATACTGCAGCGGCCAGTAGGTGGCGGCCGGGATCCAGCATCCGGGGGCCGGGGCGTCCCAGGAGCtgcgggagaggagaggaggaggacggagaggCACAGCGCTGCTGCCTCAGCTCCTGACTACAAAATGGCGGCGGATATAAGCAGGCGGGGGCGGCGTGTGCCTGCGGGGACGGGGGGCGCCATTCCGGCGGCGGAGAGAGGCGAGAACCGGCTCATTGTAACGCGCGGAGCTCCACGGATCCGGGCGCGGGATTTATTTTCTCCTAAACCCTCGGGTTGTGGTGGAAAACCGGGGAGAAGCATTGTGTGGGGAGTGAAGGGGACCTGAGGTACATGGACGTCTCTCCTGTTACGGTAAGTGAATATTTCGTGTTTTTTGTGGTTTTGTGCTTGTTTTTACGTTTTTTCAGCGTCTTTAATGGGACTTTCATATATACGGCCATTTCTTTCACAGATTCGCATTCTCTCTGCGGTGTTTTATCAGTGAAGGTGTCGGACATGACGCGCGGAGCGGTGGAATTGACTATTTACTTCATATTTGGGGAGAAAACCGtgagacaaaatggcggcgcctcCATTGTCTCGGGAAGAACGTTACAACTGCGCAACAAGATGGCGCCGTCTCCTTCAAGCCGCCAGAAGGAGAAAACAACGGCCACGTCGCGTGATGCGAGGAGACCGCCCCGTCTGAGCTCTGCTGCCTGGTGACAGCCAATCAGCTCCAGCCTGGCCGCCGAGTTCTGCCCGGCTCCAGCCAATCGGAGCGGAGATTTTCTTGGGTGACGTGGAAGCCGCGCTGAGTCACTTGTCCTGGAGTCCTAGCATGGAAAGGGCGCGTCCTCCCAGACTGCTGCAGTAGTTGTTCTCAAAGCAACCACCAGGGGCAGTCAAACAACGTGAGACCTGACGACCAATGGGAAGACGCTAAGATTGGAATGGGCGTGTAACACCATAATCGATGGCTGTGACGGCCAATGGGAGAGTCGGCGCTTACTAAGGGGCTGTCCCTATTCAGCCAATCGCGGAGGGCTGTTGTATTTATATAAGACCGGCCTCAGCCTTCGAGGCGCCATTTCGCTGAAGCGGAGAGTCGGAGCTGGAAGTGGGGGAAAGCCTGAAGTGTTGTGAGCCAAAGAGATCGCTGCGCCCTCAGCCGGAGAGCGGGCGTCTACACAATCCGTATCCATCCGCATGGAGGCGACCCTAAACCCAGCGTTTAAAAGGTACAAATCACGGATGGGGCGATGTTGTACCGGACTGGAGCGATATTGTTACATAAATCCGTATTTTTCTAGAAATCGCGGGCTCCCGCAGCGCCCCCTCCCCCGGGCCTTGCCTCCATAGAGATGGCGTCCCCTATCACCAGCGATACAATCCGCCTCCATCGGTCGTGTCCTCTCCCCCGGCTTTCCCGCGCTCCTCCAGGCTGGTGCTGCCGGTACCGGAGCGCTGACGGCGCGGTGTATTATGGGCCGGGGACCCGCGGCTCTGGGTACTTTATAGCTGCGCCCTCCCAGCTATGCGGCGCCGCCATTTTCTTCCGGCTGGCCGGACCCGGGGGAGGGGACGCGGCGTATCCCGGCAACAGCGCGGGTCCTGGTGTGCAGGGGCAGCGCTgaccccctgctgtatgtatatgtataatgtaaaGCCTGGAATGTACCAATGTGAGAAGGGGGGGGACTTGTGCTCCGCTCTATTTGCTCCAATGCTTCTTATTGTGTGATTTTAAATCTCCGTAGAGCAGCCTCCCTGGTCTGGTCAGGTTTGtgttggtgccccccccccccccctcctttaaaCATCCAGTTGTTCCTTTTTATAGATGGATCTGATGTGTGAGCTCTGTGTATAGTCACTGGCTGCTGCTGCTTCCTCTAATGCTGTTATTGCTTGTAGCTGGGACTAGTGCTGTTGCTGGAGCTGTTTGTAGCTGGGACTAGTGCTGTTGCTGGAGCTGTTTGTAGCTGGGACTAGTGCTGTTGCTGGAGCTGTTTGTAGCTGGGACTAGTGCTGTTGCTGGAGCTGTTTGTAGCTGGGACTAGTGCTGTTGCTGGAGCTGTTTGTAGCTGGGACTAGTGCTGTTGCTGGTATCTAGTTCTTCTGGGGTGGCTAGTGCTGGAGCTTTGTAATGAGTTGCTGCTGTTCTGAGTAGCCACTGCTTGTGCTGTAGTTGTGTGTGGCCAGTgcttttggtgtgtgtgtgtgtgtgtgtgtgtgtgtggagccgGTGACTAGTGTTGGAGTTCAGTATTTGGTTGCCATCGCTGCTGCTCTGTGTGGAGCCGGTGATTGGTGCTGTTGTGGTAGCTCTGTAGCCTCTGGCCAGTGCTGTTGCTGCTGCTCTGTATGCAGCCGGTGATTAGTGCTGTTGTTGTAGCTCTGTAGCCGCTGGCCAgtgctgttgctgctgcgctgttgTTGCAGCTCTGTAGCCGGTGGCCAGTGCTGTTGCTGCTGCTCTGTATGCAGCCGGTGATTAGTGCTGTTGTTGTAGCTCTGTAGCCGGTGGCCAGTGCTGTTGCTGCTGCTCTGTATGCAGCCGGTGCTGTTGTTGCAGCTCTGTAGCCGATGGCCAGTGCTGTTGCTGCTGCTCTGTATGCAGCCGGTGCTGCTGCGCTGTTGTTGCAGCTCTGTAGCCGCTGGCCAGTGTTGTTGCTGGTATCTAGAGGATCTGCTGCGGTGACTTGTTTATATGCAGTGAAGTAAGATCACACGCTATGATGTCATCGCCTTTATACTCCCGGTGATGGGAATGAGTCAACACTTCCCTGAAGCTGTAAATCTCTGCACCCGCCTGCGGGCGTCTGCTCTGCTCGGGTTAATGGGATTTGTATTAGTTAAGGACTGTGAGTGTCTGAGCAACTTAATGGGACATGAGGGGTGTTTGGTTTTTACTTATTTCATTCATCTCCCacatcagtccctgcccccacgGCGGCTTTATTTGTTTACAGTAGTAGCTCGGTTACGTTACGGATGGCGCAGCGCCCCCTCCCTCCTCGTGTTGTTACGATGGTTAGATCAGCCTCGCTCATGTGAGATGTGACTGCGCGTATCTCACTTTTCAGCTGTGTTGGGTAACACTGGCAGAGGTCATTGTCGCGGTTTATCAGTCTTGCTTTGTACATTTTATATTCTGTTTTGATGGAAGAtgttataaattattattattccgaTGGATTTTTGACAACTCTTGTGCTGTCCGCAGGCCGCCTCTGGATATAAACCATGCTATAATGGGTCAGTCGGTGGAGGGAACCCCAGGAAAGCGAATCCGCAAGCCCTCTCTTCTGTACGAAGACTTTGAAGGACCCAACATGACGTCAGTGGTGTTTAGTCACAGCCCACAGGTGAATCCACCACCTCCAGAAGTCAGCAATCCAAAGAAGCCCGGGCGCTCGACTAACCAGCTGCAGTACCTGCACAAAGTGGTCATGAAGTCCCTGTGGAAGCACCAGTTCTCGTGGCCGTTCCGCCAGCCGGTGGACTCTGTGAAGCTCTGTCTACCGGTGAGTTTCAGAGGGATCGTGTTATGGTGCTTGTTGGGTTTTGGGCGCAGCTTGCAGCAGATATTGATGGTGCAGTTATTTcattgcaatttttttattttatttttttcaaaatgtgggATCCTGAAACCGTAATTATGCGTTTGTCATTATGTCCTTGACAAACCTAAAAAGGTGTTGTTGACACGACCTGGTGACAGCTCTGGTTTGCAGACCGTGTGCGGCTCAGGGGACCTTACATGTTACTGCAGCTTAGAGGATTGTTGTCCTTGTTGGGAGCTttggtcataaaaaaaaaaaaaaaaaaaaataccgctttggttttttttttccgtaTTTTGGACTCCCGCCGCCCCTTCCCAATCATCCCGACTATTGTATGGATGTCTTTGTGCGCATGGCATAGTACAAAGCTTCATATCATGTAGCCACAGCCCTTTATTATGTGATCTGGTTAATTTTACTTTGTGAAATGCAAATTTCCAATTGATACATTTTGCAGATCTGCCCATCCATGAATTTGTACAGGACCCCAACTGTGACAAAGTATATAAAGCTACACATACTGAGATGTCTTGGATTAGAAGTATGAAGGTACATTATACTGGTAGGTGTCCTATTATATTTAGATTTTAGAATACAATCATATTCTCCCTGCAAAACATCACCATCAGTCTGGCAGTCTGTGTCACTTGATGCCGTGGCGTAGTCCACGTGTGTAGTCCAGGCGCTGCTGGCCAGGAGCTTGTTCCACTCCATTCCGATATATAACAGCATCTCCAAAACCAAGAGACTTCTATCTTATTTAATGCACAGTGCAGAACACCGGGTGTTCATGTTTGGTGACTGTATGTCGCCAGTGGGATCCTACTGTCTGGTCTGTAGGTATCCAGTCCTCAAAATACTCCAGAGCTGTCATCAGGCGTGTTGCAAACAGAAACGGGTCATCTTTGGAGTTTGCAATGTTTAGGGAGGAATTTGCTTAATTGTGTTGAAGATTGCTTTTGTCAAAGTAATAGGACGTCTGAGCTTACCATTGCTTTGTTTTATCTTGTTTAATGTGCTTTAGGACTATCACAAAATCATCAAGCAGCCTATGGATATGGGGACCATAAAGAGGCGGCTGGAAAACAACTACTACTGGAGCGCGCTGGAGTGTATGCAGGACTTCAACACTATGTTCACAAACTGCTACATCTATAACAAGGTAAGATCGCCACCTCAAGGGCACAAAGCAGCAAAACCTGCACACGCCAAACTTACTTTAGTCTGGCAATGAGCTTTGTAGTTAAGATTCGCCATCCAAGtgatcgtaaaaaaaaaaatggaagctgCTTCTAAAGAAATGTTCTCTGTTATGGCACGAGGCGTGGGGGTGGGTGCATAATGGTTTATCTGATGAGGATCTGGCTTCATAAAgccattgcactttttttttctccttgaaaTTGAATACATGTTAATCTATTATGCTCACTACAGCCCACAGATGATATTGTCCTAATGGCTCAAAGCCTGGAAAAGATATTCCTGCAGAAAGTGGCACAGATGCCCCAGGAGGAGCAGGAGATCCCCAACACCGCAACTAAAAGCAAACATGTGAAGCCGCCAAGCAGCAAGCCTCCAGGTTAGTGATTTTGCACTTTTCTGTACGTTACTTGCTGATTCCCACAAGTGAAATGGCAGAGATTGACTTTGTCTTTCTATTCAGTTGTGACAGGTGGACTGACATCTGCACACCAAGTGCCAgccatctcctccatgtctcagTCTCTGCTGTACCCAAGTTCTCCTGAAGTGCCCACCACAGTCATCAATCTACCACATCCGGCAGTCCTCTCTAACCCTATGCTGAAGTCCATGTCCTCTGCTCAGACATTGCTGCCCAGTGTCCCTGCAGCCTCCCAGTCCGCTTCTAAGGTACGATTGGGTTTGGATATGCGGCTGTTTCTTGTATCGTGCCGGTGTTGCTTGTGTTGTAGCTAAGGTTTTCTTTGCCTTTAGCAGAAAGGGGTGAAAAGAAAAGCAGACACTACAACGCCGACCACCACAGCGATTATCGCTACCAGTGGAGATTCCTCCCCTCTTACTCCATCGGACAACAAACCCGCTAAGATCCCTGCCCGTAGAGAGAGTGGACGGCCTATCAAACCGCCTCGAAAGGACCTGCCGGACTCTCAGCAGCATCAGACCTCTAAGAAAGGCAAACTATCGGAACAGCTGAAGTACTGCAACGGCATCCTAAAGGAGGTTCTCTCCAAAAAACACGCTGCCTATGCTTGGCCTTTCTACAAACCTGTGGATGCCTCTGCTCTGGGACTGCACGATTACCATGAAATCATTAAACATCCCATGGATCTCAGCACCATTAAGGTGGGTTGAGGACCACGTATAACTGTTGAGCTCTGGGTTTTGAGCCGTCATATGACTCGGTTATAAAGAAAGCAAAGTTTGGCCATTCACATTTTGGTTATAATGGTcgttggcttttttttttcttgtgcagaaaaaaatggaaaacagagAATTTCATGATGCTCAAGAGTTTGCAGCCGATGTCAGGCTAATGTTCTCAAACTGTTACAAGTACAATCCCCCGGATCATGACGTGGTGGCCATGGCAAGGAAGTTACAGGTTAGCACCACAACTGGGTCTCCTAATCCTGAGGGATGATTGTAGGAGGACACACAAGCTCATCTGCAATGTTACTCTCTTTCCAGGATGTGTTTGAATTCCGTTATGCAAAAATGCCGGATGAGCCAATGGTAGTTACTCCACCGACCACATCCACACAATTGCCCCCCTCGGATTCCAAGTCTTCATCGGATTCTTCAAGCGAGAGTAGCAGCGACAGCTCGGATGAGAGTGAGAGCTCTGATGACTCCGAGGAGGAGAGGGCAAACAGACTGGCTGAGCTTCAGGAGCAGGTATGCTTGGATCACTGCGCTTGGCTCCGGCTATTGCTTAAGTCCAGCTGCAAAGTTAGATGCCTGTTTTCCATATTGGCAAGAGTCTCCTCTATTTAAGGGCACAGAGCTCTTGGCATGTAGATTTAGCAGTGGAGCTTCCCGGTATTAGTTTATTAGAACTTTAACTTGTAAAAGTTTGAAGCTCTTAATCTTCTGCCTATTTAGTTAGCTGCAAACCCCTCTTCTTTACTCTTGCCACTATTTAAGTTATTGCATTCTGGTCCTTGTCACTGCATTGAAATTACTATTGTATATCACAGCTCCGCGCCGTGCACGAGCAGCTGGCCGCGCTCTCACAGGGCCCAATATCCAAGcccaagaaaaagaaagaaaagaaggaaaaaaagaaaaagaagaaatctGACAAGAAGAAAGTGAAAGATGACGATGAATGGAGATGTGGCAAGGCCCGACCATCGCAGAATAAAAAGTCCTCCAAGAAGTCGTCGTCTGGTGGGACCACTAGTACGAGCAGCATTGCCCCTTTGCTTACAAAGTACGTTTTCGGTACCTCTGCAGGTTTATTGGCAGATTTCTCTTTCGTTCAAATGCAGCAGAAAATTTCTAGTCTTCAATTAAACACGTTCTCTCCTTTTTGTTCAGGAGTTCAAAGAAAGCATCCAAGTCCCTGCCTCCGCCGCCCCCAGTCATGTATGACTCTGATGAAGAGGAGGAAAGCAAACCCATGACGTATGATGAGAAGCGGCAGCTGAGTTTAGATATCAACAAGCTCCCTGGAGAGAAGCTGGGCCGCGTCGTGCACATCATCCAGTCCAGAGAACCCTCGCTGCGAGATTCCAATCCGGAAGAAATTGAAATTGATTTTGAGACTTTAAAACCTTCCACTCTTCGGGAACTTGAGAGATATGTAATGTCGTGTCTGAGAAAGAAGCCAAGGAAGCCCTACGGTGAGTACTGTGTGTATAATCGGGATTAGATCACTACTCCTTCATATTCACTAGATGCAGTATAATACATAATGGTGCATTATATACTCAGTGGGGGACGATTGTAAAATGATTGATCAGAGGAGACCCCCTTAATGTTCATGAGCAAATATCTGGTGATGCTGCTGTATAGAGCAGACCTGTACAGAATGGACAACCAAAACGCTTAGCAGACCAAGAGCGCATGGATCTGTCATTATAGAAAGGATGTTGTATGTTCCCTGCTTATAACACCTTCTTCTTGTTTctctctgcagctcctcctaactCTCTGCTCGCTGGATCGCTTAAAAAAATGGTGGGGAAAACAAAAGAAGAGATCGCCCTGGAGAAGAAAAGAGAGCTGGAGAAAAGGCTGCAGGACGTCAGCGGGCAGCTGAACTCCACCAAAAAGCCGCCCAAGAAAGGTGAGAGGCTCTCCTTGTATTCTGATGGAGGGGGGGATAAATGTGCTTAAAGGGGATGGCCTATTAAAGGGATCCTACCATTGGAAGTGTCCCTTAAGGAGTAGACT is drawn from Engystomops pustulosus chromosome 9, aEngPut4.maternal, whole genome shotgun sequence and contains these coding sequences:
- the BRD2 gene encoding bromodomain-containing protein 2 isoform X2: MEATLNPAFKRPPLDINHAIMGQSVEGTPGKRIRKPSLLYEDFEGPNMTSVVFSHSPQVNPPPPEVSNPKKPGRSTNQLQYLHKVVMKSLWKHQFSWPFRQPVDSVKLCLPDYHKIIKQPMDMGTIKRRLENNYYWSALECMQDFNTMFTNCYIYNKPTDDIVLMAQSLEKIFLQKVAQMPQEEQEIPNTATKSKHVKPPSSKPPVVTGGLTSAHQVPAISSMSQSLLYPSSPEVPTTVINLPHPAVLSNPMLKSMSSAQTLLPSVPAASQSASKKGVKRKADTTTPTTTAIIATSGDSSPLTPSDNKPAKIPARRESGRPIKPPRKDLPDSQQHQTSKKGKLSEQLKYCNGILKEVLSKKHAAYAWPFYKPVDASALGLHDYHEIIKHPMDLSTIKKKMENREFHDAQEFAADVRLMFSNCYKYNPPDHDVVAMARKLQDVFEFRYAKMPDEPMVVTPPTTSTQLPPSDSKSSSDSSSESSSDSSDESESSDDSEEERANRLAELQEQLRAVHEQLAALSQGPISKPKKKKEKKEKKKKKKSDKKKVKDDDEWRCGKARPSQNKKSSKKSSSGGTTSTSSIAPLLTKSSKKASKSLPPPPPVMYDSDEEEESKPMTYDEKRQLSLDINKLPGEKLGRVVHIIQSREPSLRDSNPEEIEIDFETLKPSTLRELERYVMSCLRKKPRKPYAPPNSLLAGSLKKMVGKTKEEIALEKKRELEKRLQDVSGQLNSTKKPPKKAHEKVESAQPVSVSRLSASSSSSDSDSSSSSTSSSSDTSDSDSG
- the BRD2 gene encoding bromodomain-containing protein 2 isoform X1 — translated: MEATLNPAFKRPPLDINHAIMGQSVEGTPGKRIRKPSLLYEDFEGPNMTSVVFSHSPQVNPPPPEVSNPKKPGRSTNQLQYLHKVVMKSLWKHQFSWPFRQPVDSVKLCLPDYHKIIKQPMDMGTIKRRLENNYYWSALECMQDFNTMFTNCYIYNKPTDDIVLMAQSLEKIFLQKVAQMPQEEQEIPNTATKSKHVKPPSSKPPVVTGGLTSAHQVPAISSMSQSLLYPSSPEVPTTVINLPHPAVLSNPMLKSMSSAQTLLPSVPAASQSASKQKGVKRKADTTTPTTTAIIATSGDSSPLTPSDNKPAKIPARRESGRPIKPPRKDLPDSQQHQTSKKGKLSEQLKYCNGILKEVLSKKHAAYAWPFYKPVDASALGLHDYHEIIKHPMDLSTIKKKMENREFHDAQEFAADVRLMFSNCYKYNPPDHDVVAMARKLQDVFEFRYAKMPDEPMVVTPPTTSTQLPPSDSKSSSDSSSESSSDSSDESESSDDSEEERANRLAELQEQLRAVHEQLAALSQGPISKPKKKKEKKEKKKKKKSDKKKVKDDDEWRCGKARPSQNKKSSKKSSSGGTTSTSSIAPLLTKSSKKASKSLPPPPPVMYDSDEEEESKPMTYDEKRQLSLDINKLPGEKLGRVVHIIQSREPSLRDSNPEEIEIDFETLKPSTLRELERYVMSCLRKKPRKPYAPPNSLLAGSLKKMVGKTKEEIALEKKRELEKRLQDVSGQLNSTKKPPKKAHEKVESAQPVSVSRLSASSSSSDSDSSSSSTSSSSDTSDSDSG
- the BRD2 gene encoding bromodomain-containing protein 2 isoform X3, whose product is MDMGTIKRRLENNYYWSALECMQDFNTMFTNCYIYNKPTDDIVLMAQSLEKIFLQKVAQMPQEEQEIPNTATKSKHVKPPSSKPPVVTGGLTSAHQVPAISSMSQSLLYPSSPEVPTTVINLPHPAVLSNPMLKSMSSAQTLLPSVPAASQSASKQKGVKRKADTTTPTTTAIIATSGDSSPLTPSDNKPAKIPARRESGRPIKPPRKDLPDSQQHQTSKKGKLSEQLKYCNGILKEVLSKKHAAYAWPFYKPVDASALGLHDYHEIIKHPMDLSTIKKKMENREFHDAQEFAADVRLMFSNCYKYNPPDHDVVAMARKLQDVFEFRYAKMPDEPMVVTPPTTSTQLPPSDSKSSSDSSSESSSDSSDESESSDDSEEERANRLAELQEQLRAVHEQLAALSQGPISKPKKKKEKKEKKKKKKSDKKKVKDDDEWRCGKARPSQNKKSSKKSSSGGTTSTSSIAPLLTKSSKKASKSLPPPPPVMYDSDEEEESKPMTYDEKRQLSLDINKLPGEKLGRVVHIIQSREPSLRDSNPEEIEIDFETLKPSTLRELERYVMSCLRKKPRKPYAPPNSLLAGSLKKMVGKTKEEIALEKKRELEKRLQDVSGQLNSTKKPPKKAHEKVESAQPVSVSRLSASSSSSDSDSSSSSTSSSSDTSDSDSG